From a region of the Gemmatimonadales bacterium genome:
- the kduD gene encoding 2-dehydro-3-deoxy-D-gluconate 5-dehydrogenase KduD, protein MSTSPNLNPAVGPNPSPSAGPATLFSLERKRALVTGASRGLGRAMAAALASAGADVVCAASRPGGAAETAAAIERTGRRAWAVSADLADRDALNAMADEAERVAGGIDILVNNAGTIRRHPAVEYPAADWDAVLRTNLDAVFLLAQRFGRAMVERGGGKIVNVASLLSFSGGITIAAYTASKHAVAGLTKALANEWAGHNVQVNAIAPGYFRTDNTRALQDDPVRSAEISARIPAGRWGVPADLAGAVVFLASRASDYVNGHVLVVDGGWMAR, encoded by the coding sequence ATGAGCACGAGTCCGAACCTGAATCCGGCCGTGGGACCCAACCCGAGTCCGAGCGCCGGTCCCGCCACGCTCTTCTCGCTGGAGCGGAAGCGGGCGCTGGTGACCGGTGCGAGCCGGGGGCTCGGCCGGGCCATGGCCGCGGCGCTGGCGTCGGCCGGCGCGGACGTGGTCTGCGCGGCCTCGCGCCCGGGCGGGGCTGCCGAGACCGCCGCGGCCATCGAGCGTACCGGCCGGCGTGCCTGGGCAGTATCGGCCGACCTGGCCGACCGCGACGCGCTCAACGCCATGGCGGACGAGGCCGAGCGCGTGGCGGGTGGCATCGACATCCTGGTCAACAACGCGGGCACGATCCGCCGGCACCCGGCCGTGGAGTACCCGGCCGCGGACTGGGACGCGGTGCTGCGCACCAACCTGGACGCGGTCTTCCTCCTGGCGCAGCGGTTCGGCCGCGCCATGGTGGAGCGCGGCGGGGGCAAGATCGTCAACGTCGCGTCCCTGCTGTCCTTCAGCGGCGGGATCACCATCGCCGCCTACACGGCCAGCAAGCACGCGGTGGCCGGGCTGACCAAGGCACTGGCCAACGAGTGGGCGGGCCACAACGTGCAGGTGAACGCGATCGCCCCCGGCTACTTCCGCACCGACAACACCCGGGCGCTGCAGGACGATCCGGTGCGCTCGGCCGAGATCTCGGCCCGCATCCCGGCGGGCCGGTGGGGCGTGCCGGCGGACCTCGCGGGCGCGGTGGTCTTCCTCGCCTCCCGCGCGAGCGACTACGTGAACGGCCACGTATTGGTGGTGGACGGCGGCTGGATGGCCCGGTGA
- the kduI gene encoding 5-dehydro-4-deoxy-D-glucuronate isomerase codes for MSMHYLPSPAETRRLSTEELRAAFLVQGLFRPGAATIRFFDLDRVALGGVVPARAPLALPNPPELAAEFFLERRELGVVNVGGAGSVRVDGAVSRLGTRDALFVGRGRRQVEFSSDDPARPARYYLVSYPAHAAFPTAHVTPAQAEAAELGTPDGANRRVLRRYFHPEGVPTAQLVMGVTDLEAGSVWNTMPAHTHARRTEVYLYFDLPADGFVIHLMGEPGETRHLVVREGEAVLSPGWSVHAGVGSARYAFCWAMGGENQAFGDMQGVPPGELR; via the coding sequence ATGAGCATGCACTACTTGCCCTCTCCGGCCGAGACCCGGCGCCTGTCCACGGAGGAGCTGCGCGCGGCGTTTCTCGTCCAGGGTCTGTTCCGGCCGGGCGCGGCGACCATCCGTTTCTTCGACCTGGACCGGGTCGCCCTGGGCGGCGTGGTGCCGGCCCGCGCGCCGCTCGCGCTGCCGAATCCGCCGGAGCTGGCGGCGGAGTTCTTCCTCGAGCGGCGGGAGCTGGGCGTCGTCAACGTCGGGGGTGCCGGCAGCGTCCGGGTGGACGGCGCGGTCAGCCGGCTGGGCACCCGGGACGCCCTGTTCGTGGGACGCGGGCGCCGTCAGGTGGAGTTCTCGAGCGACGATCCGGCGCGGCCGGCGCGCTACTACCTGGTGAGCTACCCGGCGCACGCCGCCTTTCCCACCGCACACGTGACCCCGGCCCAGGCGGAGGCAGCCGAGCTGGGAACCCCGGACGGCGCCAACCGGCGGGTGCTGCGGCGCTACTTCCACCCGGAGGGCGTGCCCACCGCGCAACTGGTGATGGGCGTGACCGACCTCGAAGCGGGCAGCGTGTGGAACACGATGCCGGCGCACACCCACGCGCGGCGCACCGAGGTCTACCTGTACTTCGATCTTCCCGCCGACGGCTTCGTCATCCACCTGATGGGGGAGCCCGGCGAGACGCGGCACCTCGTGGTGCGCGAAGGCGAAGCCGTGCTGTCGCCGGGCTGGTCCGTCCACGCCGGCGTCGGCAGCGCGCGCTACGCCTTCTGCTGGGCGATGGGCGGCGAGAACCAGGCGTTCGGGGACATGCAGGGCGTGCCGCCGGGCGAGCTGCGGTAG
- a CDS encoding DUF4861 domain-containing protein has protein sequence MERAWIPGAAAWTAAAVALMAAAPRASGQRPTGQATPSVLVRAENPLGFQRPDEVIELSWATLQQRLPGLDTARVRATDAASGAELPTQALDSDGDGRIDQLLVLVDFPAGQVRRLRIEPLAPATRVQRRAYARHIEDRDDVAWESDRIAYRIYGQGLWKQENLHSSGIDVWVKRTRDLIVDRWYARGHDSYHRDTGEGADFYTVGASLGAGGDGIWKGDRLYRAENFRSWRILAAGPLRAIFELSYDPFDAGGLRVWETRRFVMDAGQNLFRVETTFHTDTADSGAPLTYAVGFVKHAEGQVASSSWTAGGRMWLATWQPVERANGGHGDLGLGVLLDRAALVGLRETDDHVLAIAMARPGLPVVRYVGAGWTASGDFTDVRSWWRALDVLAARLASPIEVTVLDSTAVSGAR, from the coding sequence ATGGAGCGAGCCTGGATCCCGGGCGCCGCGGCGTGGACGGCGGCAGCCGTGGCGCTGATGGCCGCGGCTCCGCGCGCCTCCGGGCAGCGTCCGACGGGGCAGGCGACGCCCTCCGTGCTCGTGCGGGCGGAGAACCCGCTGGGGTTCCAGCGGCCGGACGAGGTGATCGAGCTGTCGTGGGCGACGCTGCAGCAGCGTCTCCCCGGGCTGGACACGGCGCGGGTGCGGGCGACGGACGCCGCCTCCGGCGCGGAGCTGCCCACCCAGGCGCTCGACAGCGACGGCGACGGCAGGATCGACCAGCTGCTGGTGCTCGTCGATTTCCCGGCGGGCCAGGTGCGACGGCTGCGGATCGAGCCGCTCGCGCCGGCAACGCGCGTCCAGCGGCGAGCCTACGCCCGGCACATCGAGGACCGGGACGACGTCGCCTGGGAAAGCGACCGCATTGCCTATCGCATCTACGGCCAGGGCCTGTGGAAGCAGGAGAACCTGCACAGCAGCGGCATCGACGTGTGGGTCAAGCGCACCCGCGACCTGATCGTGGACCGCTGGTACGCCAGGGGCCACGACAGCTACCACCGGGACACCGGCGAAGGTGCCGACTTCTACACGGTGGGCGCGTCGCTGGGCGCGGGCGGCGACGGCATCTGGAAGGGCGACCGGCTCTACCGGGCGGAGAACTTCCGATCGTGGCGGATCCTGGCTGCCGGGCCGCTGCGGGCGATCTTCGAGCTCAGCTACGACCCCTTCGACGCGGGCGGTCTCAGGGTCTGGGAGACCCGGCGCTTCGTGATGGACGCCGGGCAGAACCTGTTCCGCGTGGAGACCACGTTCCACACCGACACGGCAGACAGCGGCGCGCCGCTGACCTACGCCGTCGGATTCGTCAAGCACGCCGAGGGGCAGGTGGCGTCCAGCAGCTGGACCGCCGGTGGCCGCATGTGGCTGGCCACCTGGCAGCCGGTGGAGCGGGCGAACGGCGGCCACGGCGACCTGGGGCTGGGCGTGCTGCTCGACCGGGCCGCTCTGGTCGGGCTGAGGGAGACCGACGACCACGTGCTCGCCATCGCGATGGCGCGTCCGGGGCTGCCGGTGGTGCGCTACGTCGGCGCGGGCTGGACGGCGAGCGGCGACTTCACCGACGTACGGAGCTGGTGGCGGGCGCTGGACGTGCTCGCCGCGCGGCTGGCGTCGCCGATCGAGGTCACCGTGCTCGACTCCACGGCGGTCTCCGGCGCGCGGTGA